In Roseisolibacter agri, one genomic interval encodes:
- a CDS encoding type IV pilus twitching motility protein PilT: MTAPAATPPAAAQASVLQLNLRALLEEMVSRGASDLHITAGERPKLRIDGEIVNAMYESTLSPRDTMTLAYSVLTDNQKKRFEMEDELDFSFGIQNLARFRGNAFKQRGCVSLAVRQIPFTIKPLGDLGLPWPVANFADKPRGLILVTGPTGSGKSTTLAALLDKINKERRGHIITVEDPIEFVHRHQNCIVNQREVGTDTKSFSSALKYALREDPDVILIGEMRDLETIQAALTIAETGHLAFATLHTNSAAEAINRIIDVFPSHQQSQVRAQLSFVLEGIVTQTLIPKATGRGRVLAAEVLVVTPAIRALIRDDKVHQIYSLMQGGKKFGMQTLNDALYQLYLNKQVTADEAVRVTSHPNEFLQMIGRPQLDEAPTGPTSKQSMPPSMQKR; this comes from the coding sequence ATGACCGCTCCCGCCGCCACCCCGCCCGCCGCCGCGCAGGCGTCCGTCCTCCAGCTCAACCTCCGCGCGCTCCTCGAGGAGATGGTGAGCCGGGGCGCGAGCGACCTGCACATCACCGCCGGCGAGCGGCCCAAGCTGCGCATCGACGGCGAGATCGTGAACGCGATGTACGAGAGCACGCTCTCGCCGCGCGACACGATGACGCTCGCCTACTCGGTCCTCACCGACAACCAGAAGAAGCGGTTCGAGATGGAGGACGAGCTGGACTTCTCGTTCGGCATCCAGAACCTCGCCCGCTTCCGCGGCAACGCGTTCAAGCAGCGCGGCTGCGTGTCGCTGGCGGTGCGCCAGATCCCGTTCACGATCAAGCCGCTGGGCGACCTGGGGCTGCCGTGGCCGGTGGCGAACTTCGCCGACAAGCCGCGCGGGCTGATCCTCGTCACGGGGCCGACCGGCTCGGGCAAGAGCACGACGCTGGCGGCGCTGCTGGACAAGATCAACAAGGAGCGGCGGGGCCACATCATCACGGTGGAGGACCCGATCGAGTTCGTGCACCGCCACCAGAACTGCATCGTCAACCAGCGCGAGGTGGGGACGGACACGAAGTCGTTCAGCTCCGCGCTCAAGTACGCGCTGCGCGAGGACCCGGACGTCATCCTGATCGGCGAGATGCGCGACCTGGAGACGATCCAGGCCGCGCTGACGATCGCGGAGACGGGCCACCTGGCGTTCGCGACGCTGCACACGAACAGCGCGGCGGAGGCGATCAACCGCATCATCGACGTCTTCCCGAGCCACCAGCAGTCGCAGGTGCGCGCGCAGCTGTCGTTCGTGCTGGAGGGGATCGTCACCCAGACGCTGATCCCGAAGGCGACGGGGCGGGGGCGCGTGCTGGCGGCGGAGGTGCTGGTGGTGACGCCGGCGATCCGCGCGCTGATCCGCGACGACAAGGTGCACCAGATCTACAGCCTGATGCAGGGCGGCAAGAAGTTCGGGATGCAGACGCTGAACGACGCGCTGTACCAGCTCTACCTGAACAAGCAGGTGACCGCGGACGAGGCGGTGCGCGTGACGAGCCACCCGAACGAGTTCCTGCAGATGATCGGGCGCCCGCAGCTGGACGAGGCGCCGACGGGGCCGACGTCGAAGCAGTCGATGCCGCCGTCCATGCAGAAGCGCTGA
- a CDS encoding type II secretion system F family protein produces the protein MPTFAYTARALNGDLRSATLDAPSRDDAVLMLKRMRLSVLKMDEASKKPKGGSKVPMRDIVIFTRQFSTMINAGLPLVQALDILAKQSEHKGLQQITKAVVFEVESGATVADAMRNHPKGFSDLYTNMVAAGEAGGILDTILMRLATFLEKNDRLVRKVKGAMVYPAVIMSVAALAIVILLWKVIPVFKDMFASVNMELPLPTRIVIGASAFLNDYWWAIGIGAFGLGVLIQRVYATPEGKLGIDKLMLKMPVLGDVLRKASVSRFTRTLGTLISSGVPILDGLEITARTAGNRVVQDAIMASRASIAGGDTIAAPLAKSNVFPPMVISMIAVGEQTGGLDEMLTKIADFYDDEVDAAVSALLSLLEPIMIVVLGVVVGGMIVAMYLPIFDMVNAVG, from the coding sequence ATGCCCACGTTCGCCTACACCGCCCGCGCCCTCAACGGCGACCTCCGCTCGGCGACGCTCGACGCGCCGTCGCGCGACGACGCCGTCCTGATGCTCAAGCGCATGCGCCTCTCCGTCCTCAAGATGGACGAGGCGTCGAAGAAGCCGAAGGGCGGCAGCAAGGTGCCGATGCGCGACATCGTCATCTTCACGCGGCAGTTCTCGACGATGATCAACGCCGGCCTCCCGCTGGTCCAGGCGCTCGACATCCTGGCCAAGCAGAGCGAGCACAAGGGGCTGCAGCAGATCACGAAGGCCGTCGTCTTCGAGGTCGAGAGCGGTGCCACCGTGGCCGACGCGATGCGCAACCACCCGAAGGGGTTCTCGGACCTCTACACCAACATGGTGGCGGCCGGCGAGGCGGGCGGTATCCTCGACACGATCCTGATGCGCCTGGCGACCTTCCTCGAGAAGAACGACCGCCTGGTGCGCAAGGTGAAGGGCGCGATGGTCTACCCGGCGGTGATCATGAGCGTCGCCGCCCTCGCGATCGTGATCCTGCTCTGGAAGGTCATCCCGGTGTTCAAGGACATGTTCGCGTCCGTGAACATGGAGCTACCGCTGCCGACGCGGATCGTCATCGGCGCCTCGGCCTTCCTCAACGACTATTGGTGGGCGATCGGCATCGGCGCTTTCGGCCTCGGCGTCCTGATCCAGCGCGTCTACGCGACGCCCGAGGGCAAGCTCGGGATCGACAAGCTGATGCTGAAGATGCCCGTGCTCGGCGACGTGCTGCGCAAGGCGTCGGTGTCGCGGTTCACGCGCACGCTGGGCACGCTGATCTCGTCGGGCGTGCCGATCCTGGACGGGCTGGAGATCACGGCGCGCACCGCGGGCAACCGCGTGGTGCAGGACGCGATCATGGCGTCGCGCGCGTCGATCGCCGGCGGTGACACCATCGCCGCGCCGCTGGCCAAGTCGAACGTCTTCCCGCCCATGGTCATCTCGATGATCGCCGTCGGCGAGCAGACGGGCGGCCTGGACGAGATGCTGACGAAGATCGCGGACTTCTACGACGACGAGGTGGACGCGGCGGTGAGCGCGCTGCTCTCGCTGCTGGAGCCGATCATGATCGTGGTGCTCGGCGTCGTGGTGGGCGGGATGATCGTCGCGATGTACCTGCCGATCTTCGACATGGTGAACGCGGTCGGGTGA